The nucleotide sequence AAGAGAGTTCTATCGTCAAAGGGAAATGAACAGACTACACTGAAATTTCACCAGCTCTGCATATACTGCTTCTTCGGTATCACTGCGGGGGTCGTTGGTGGTCTGCTAGGTCTCGGAGGTGGCTTTATCATGGGTCCACTGTTCTTGGAACTTGGCATCCCACCCCAGGTACACTCCATCCCCATTTTTGTTGAGTACTTGAAAGAATATATGCTTTGGCAATAATATCTTAACTGGAACTACAGGTTTCAAGTGCAACAGCCACCTTTGCAATGATGTTCTCATCTTCAATGTCTGTTGTTGAGTACTACCTGTTGAACCGGTTCCCAGTGCCCTATGGTACTCCTATCTATTTGGTTCACATTTTCTATCTTGCATAACTTGCAGAAATAACCATGAACTGAATCAATTTCTTGGCCTTTTATTCAGCTTTGTACTTTGTCATTGTGGCATTCATCGCTGCCATTATTGGCCAGCATGTGGTCAGGAGGTTGATCAATTGGTTAGGACGGGCATCGCTCATCATCTTCATTTTGGCTTTCATGATCTTTGTCAGCGCAATTTCTCTAGGTACTATTTTCTATACCTTACTGTAATTCATCTAATGTCGATGCCTGAACAATGACTCACATGGTATGATGTTTTTTATCCACAGGTGGAGTTGGCATCTCAAACATGATTCATAGGATCAACCAACATGAGTACATGGGGTTTGAGAACCTTTGCAAATATGATGCGTAGGAAGCCATGCGTAAAAAGCAAGCAGGCTTAGAAGAAGTTAATAATACCATAATCCATTTCTCTATCAGCATCAGAACCATGTGGAAGGAGCATTTCAAGATTTGGTTTTCCAATCATGTGACCAGAGAGAATTTGGTCGTGCAACAGCTTGGAGGGGAAAACTGCATGGATTAGAATTCAGATCAATTTTGGAGCACAAATATACTGTTTTCTAGTCTTTAGTTTAAGCCAGTACAGCATGTATCACATATTCACATTGTATGAATCTTCCTGACTCAGGTAGAGTTCTGCCAGAGATTGCATCATCCTAGTCTCCTAGATGGGCATTTTGCTGTGAAAAACATTCATCACATTCTTCAGATGGAGCATAGATACCGTAATGATCATCAGAGCTTCAGATAACTGTGCTGTCATTGTCACTTTATGTACCAATGTTTTGTGGTAAATTACTTTATTCGATGAGCCTGGAAGATAATTTCAGCGTGCCACGCTAGCAAATCGGAAAAGAGCACTTCTGCGTGCTgatcttaaaaagaaaaaagtttgaaTTGAATTGAAGAACAATTTGGTCCATCCCAAAACGAACAAGCAAGAAAGAGTGAAGACCTGGTCCTGACTCTGGCTCCTGAAACGGCTCGATGGAGACCTCGTAAACTGGACCAAAATTTGATCTATCAATCTTGGTTCCATCCAGATTTTACCTTAATTTCCATTAGcatatttttcaaactactatatGGTGTATCTATAAATTTCTATACGGAAGTGgatttaaaatattagataaattcatttttcaaatttataataattaaaacttaattaatcatacgctaataggTTTTTTCTTTCCTCAATTAATCATCTTTAGTAGAAACGAACACCACATAACATTCACTTCCATTTTGTAAAGCCGTTTCTCCATTATCCAAAGATATCCACCAAAGATCAACATTGTCTGATCTGATGAAGACTGCAAGGAGAACCTGATGCTTCACTTTCCTTTAGCATCTCTCTACCAAAGCACAAGATTCTTGGTTCTTCTCCACACCTGATAAACTGAGGAAGAATCATATCTGCACCTCCATAGACCTCGTTGATCGATCACACACCTGCAAAAATCCATTCTCTTCCGGCGAGCAGCCGGCAACTCCGGTCGCCGGCGAGATgagcggccgccggccggaCGGGAGCTATGGGCCGGAGTACGGCCCCCAGCCTCCTGAGCATGAGTATGGCTTGTACCATCACTGGCCATCCAGAGGGAGGGCACCTTGGCCTCTCTACCATGGCAGGGTAGCAACTGCTATCAAATTCTCAAAACTCTACTCTTTGATTTCATAAGCAGCAACTGGTTtcttttatttactttttttttccaaggaaaGAAGTAGCTGGATGATAGAAGTGGTCATATCAACTGTGTATTTGTAAGCATgttttttgtttgaaatttgATCCAGGATTATCCTTGGAGATCACTGGAGCAAAGGGTGAGAAGAGAACCTTTTGTGTTTTCCTCCAGGTACAGGATCACAAGACTCATGTTCCTCTTTTCCATTTGAGCTTCACTGCACATGTGATCATTCTCTTTGCAAGGGAGCCATGGAACCATCATCTCTGTCACTTCGGCTCAAAGCAGCCATATATGATCTGTTCAACAGTAACTCATTGCAAACATATGTGCCATTCAGAATCCGCCATATCAACGGTGGCGGTAACCCGAGGCCGAGACAAGAGGACCCCGGACTCACCGATGCCGAGTTCAAGAAGGCGATGGAGCAGCTCAACAAGCAGGCATATAGGTCCTTAGACCCTCATAAGATGGTTGAATCAAACAGAGGAGGCAGAAACCATGCAAAGAGTGCAAGATCCAAGCCAGCTCCAAACAACACGGAAGAGGAGAAAGCATGTACCATATGTTTGGAGACATTCCTGGCTGGGGAGCAGGTGGTGGCCACACCCTGCAACCACATATTTCACCAAGAGTGTATCACCCCCTGGGTGAAGGGGCATGGCAACTGCCCGGTGTGCCGGTTCGCGCTATGCGAGAGGAACACCGTCTCCGACAACAGCCAGAGTGGCGTTGGAGAGGTTGAGGTAGATCTGGACCTGCTGGAGATGATGAGGGCCATGGAGGAGATCTTCAGCCGGGTCACATTCTCAAACTTCATGCCATACAACTAGATGAATCAGCATCAGGTCATGAAGACATGAACTGATGAACAAATGGTATTCCAGTCTTAATATCATGGTGTGCTACTCACTTGCATGATATTCCACTACGAATTTCATCAAGATTTTCTACCTGGCAATCTTGTCAAACTGCTTTGTGAAACCAGGTAATGCATTGCAACAGTACAAACAACAGGATGGATGAACAACTGCATATGCATTAGAGGTAAGGCAGCAAAACTAATTGTGCGAGATGTGCCATATATTTCTTCTGAAACACATACTGTAATCTTACTCCAACTTGTATCATGATAATGAAATATCTAAGAACCATTCTAAGATTTTTAACTCATATAAAAGATTTCTAAGCAGACCATGTTTAAGGTAGCACCAGCAGCAGGGGATATTGTAAAGACTTTATCTAAGGTGGAGGACAACGGCCAAGATGGAAGAGAACTGTGTCCTAACAAGAAGAGACAAAATGTAAGCTGACAGTTACCCAGAACATGCTTAAAATCTTTTATCAAGCATGCTTCAACTACCAGGACACTCAAGGGGTTGTTCTCATTTACAGTTGTTTACATCAGTAGGTCTGCTCTTCAGCTGTCTTGAATCAGGTTGGTTGGTTCACTCAAGACATACTTGGGCAGTTCATACTTCGCACCTGAAATATTAATAACAATATTAGACAATATGAGGTATGCTAAGGAATAAAAAATAGCAAAATAGGTGGAATATCAAACCTCTTTCATCATAGCAGAGAGTCAGATCAGTATTAGAAACAATTATGGCTGCACTTTCCACAATTGCCTGTGCAAGGGACACTTCAGACTCTGCCGCAACACGCAGGGCATCCCAGATTTCTGAGGAAGGC is from Oryza sativa Japonica Group chromosome 9, ASM3414082v1 and encodes:
- the LOC4346799 gene encoding uncharacterized protein translates to MGCAGSTPMGAPESDATKKIRKPKPWKHPQPITMVQLTKMREEFWDTAPHYGGRKEIWDALRVAAESEVSLAQAIVESAAIIVSNTDLTLCYDERGAKYELPKYVLSEPTNLIQDS
- the LOC4346798 gene encoding E3 ubiquitin-protein ligase SIRP1-like — its product is MSGRRPDGSYGPEYGPQPPEHEYGLYHHWPSRGRAPWPLYHGRDYPWRSLEQRVRREPFVFSSRIRHINGGGNPRPRQEDPGLTDAEFKKAMEQLNKQAYRSLDPHKMVESNRGGRNHAKSARSKPAPNNTEEEKACTICLETFLAGEQVVATPCNHIFHQECITPWVKGHGNCPVCRFALCERNTVSDNSQSGVGEVEVDLDLLEMMRAMEEIFSRVTFSNFMPYN